The following coding sequences are from one Ammospiza nelsoni isolate bAmmNel1 chromosome 5, bAmmNel1.pri, whole genome shotgun sequence window:
- the MLC1 gene encoding membrane protein MLC1 isoform X2 yields the protein MTREEGYREEFSYDRMPTLERGKQENGNYIPDIKSSDLQLSKRLHPCFSYKTWIFSLLMGTCLLITSGFSLYLGNIFPSEMDYLRCAAGSILFVSTFAVTTTCLVWFGCKLVLNPSAININFNLILLILLEIFMATTVIISARSTEDCCTRKKNAAHDSAIVLSNVSFPARILKSYSVIEVIIGISSVFGGIIALNMDVLVSGPYLSVTFFWILVACFPSAIASHVAAEYPSKCLVEVLIAISSVTSPLLFTASAYLSFSIMQVVDIFKSYPPAVKQSYDVLLLLLMLMLLIQACLTTGTVIQCVNYKTKMKLQDSAWTPSQVKKQEYRTTEVSNNTLKDFDKDKAWKAVVVQMAQ from the exons ATGACCAGGGAAGAAGGTTACAGAGAAGAATTTAGCTATGACAGGATGCCAACTTTGGAGCGAGGAAAACAAGAGAATGGAAATTATATACCAGATATCAAATCCAGTGACCTTCAGCTGTCAAAGAGGCTGCATCCTTGCTTTAGTTACAAAACATGgatattttctttgctgatgGGA ACTTGCCTCCTTATTACTTCTGGATTTTCACTTTAtctgggaaatatttttccatctgaaaTGGATTATTTACGTTGTGCAGCAGGTTCA ATTCTCTTTGTCTCCACATTTGCTGTTACAACGACAtgtttagtttggtttggatGCAAACTTGTCCTCAATCCATCAGCTATAAAT ATAAATTTCAACTTGATTCTACTTATTCTGCTGGAAATCTTCATGGCAACTACTGTGATCATTTCAGCTAGGTCTACTGAAGACTGCTGTACAAGAAAGAAA AATGCTGCACACGACAGTGCCATTGTTTTGAGCAATGTCAGCTTTCCTGCTCGAATTCTTAAGTCATACTCA GTAATTGAGGTGATTATTGGAATTTCATCAGTATTTGGTGGAATAATTGCTTTGAATATGGATGTTCTAGTCTCAGGTCCATACCTCTCAGTAACATTCTTTTGGATCTTAGTTGCT TGCTTTCCAAGTGCTATTGCAAGTCATGTAGCTGCTGAATATCCAAGTAAATGTCTG GTTGAGGTCCTGATTGCCATTAGCAGTGTTACCTCTCCTTTGTTGTTCACTGCTTCTGCATACTTATCCTTCAGTATCATGCAAGTTGTTGACATCTTTAAAAGTTATCCACCTGCTGTTAAA CAATCTTATGATGTACTCCTGTTGCTTCTGATGTTGATGCTGCTAATTCAGGCATGCCTTACTACTGGAACTGTAATACAGTGTGTGAATTACAAGACAAAAATGAAACTACAAGATTCAGCATGGACACCATCACAGGTTAAGAAACAGGAATACAGAACAACAGAG
- the MLC1 gene encoding membrane protein MLC1 isoform X1 → MTREEGYREEFSYDRMPTLERGKQENGNYIPDIKSSDLQLSKRLHPCFSYKTWIFSLLMGTCLLITSGFSLYLGNIFPSEMDYLRCAAGSCIPSAVVSFAIARNKINVIPNFQILFVSTFAVTTTCLVWFGCKLVLNPSAININFNLILLILLEIFMATTVIISARSTEDCCTRKKNAAHDSAIVLSNVSFPARILKSYSVIEVIIGISSVFGGIIALNMDVLVSGPYLSVTFFWILVACFPSAIASHVAAEYPSKCLVEVLIAISSVTSPLLFTASAYLSFSIMQVVDIFKSYPPAVKQSYDVLLLLLMLMLLIQACLTTGTVIQCVNYKTKMKLQDSAWTPSQVKKQEYRTTEVSNNTLKDFDKDKAWKAVVVQMAQ, encoded by the exons ATGACCAGGGAAGAAGGTTACAGAGAAGAATTTAGCTATGACAGGATGCCAACTTTGGAGCGAGGAAAACAAGAGAATGGAAATTATATACCAGATATCAAATCCAGTGACCTTCAGCTGTCAAAGAGGCTGCATCCTTGCTTTAGTTACAAAACATGgatattttctttgctgatgGGA ACTTGCCTCCTTATTACTTCTGGATTTTCACTTTAtctgggaaatatttttccatctgaaaTGGATTATTTACGTTGTGCAGCAGGTTCA TGTATTCCTTCAGCAGTTGTGAGCTTTGCTATAGCAAGGAATAAAATTAATGTG ATACCAAATTTTCAGATTCTCTTTGTCTCCACATTTGCTGTTACAACGACAtgtttagtttggtttggatGCAAACTTGTCCTCAATCCATCAGCTATAAAT ATAAATTTCAACTTGATTCTACTTATTCTGCTGGAAATCTTCATGGCAACTACTGTGATCATTTCAGCTAGGTCTACTGAAGACTGCTGTACAAGAAAGAAA AATGCTGCACACGACAGTGCCATTGTTTTGAGCAATGTCAGCTTTCCTGCTCGAATTCTTAAGTCATACTCA GTAATTGAGGTGATTATTGGAATTTCATCAGTATTTGGTGGAATAATTGCTTTGAATATGGATGTTCTAGTCTCAGGTCCATACCTCTCAGTAACATTCTTTTGGATCTTAGTTGCT TGCTTTCCAAGTGCTATTGCAAGTCATGTAGCTGCTGAATATCCAAGTAAATGTCTG GTTGAGGTCCTGATTGCCATTAGCAGTGTTACCTCTCCTTTGTTGTTCACTGCTTCTGCATACTTATCCTTCAGTATCATGCAAGTTGTTGACATCTTTAAAAGTTATCCACCTGCTGTTAAA CAATCTTATGATGTACTCCTGTTGCTTCTGATGTTGATGCTGCTAATTCAGGCATGCCTTACTACTGGAACTGTAATACAGTGTGTGAATTACAAGACAAAAATGAAACTACAAGATTCAGCATGGACACCATCACAGGTTAAGAAACAGGAATACAGAACAACAGAG
- the MLC1 gene encoding membrane protein MLC1 isoform X3: MTREEGYREEFSYDRMPTLERGKQENGNYIPDIKSSDLQLSKRLHPCFSYKTWIFSLLMGCIPSAVVSFAIARNKINVIPNFQILFVSTFAVTTTCLVWFGCKLVLNPSAININFNLILLILLEIFMATTVIISARSTEDCCTRKKNAAHDSAIVLSNVSFPARILKSYSVIEVIIGISSVFGGIIALNMDVLVSGPYLSVTFFWILVACFPSAIASHVAAEYPSKCLVEVLIAISSVTSPLLFTASAYLSFSIMQVVDIFKSYPPAVKQSYDVLLLLLMLMLLIQACLTTGTVIQCVNYKTKMKLQDSAWTPSQVKKQEYRTTEVSNNTLKDFDKDKAWKAVVVQMAQ; this comes from the exons ATGACCAGGGAAGAAGGTTACAGAGAAGAATTTAGCTATGACAGGATGCCAACTTTGGAGCGAGGAAAACAAGAGAATGGAAATTATATACCAGATATCAAATCCAGTGACCTTCAGCTGTCAAAGAGGCTGCATCCTTGCTTTAGTTACAAAACATGgatattttctttgctgatgGGA TGTATTCCTTCAGCAGTTGTGAGCTTTGCTATAGCAAGGAATAAAATTAATGTG ATACCAAATTTTCAGATTCTCTTTGTCTCCACATTTGCTGTTACAACGACAtgtttagtttggtttggatGCAAACTTGTCCTCAATCCATCAGCTATAAAT ATAAATTTCAACTTGATTCTACTTATTCTGCTGGAAATCTTCATGGCAACTACTGTGATCATTTCAGCTAGGTCTACTGAAGACTGCTGTACAAGAAAGAAA AATGCTGCACACGACAGTGCCATTGTTTTGAGCAATGTCAGCTTTCCTGCTCGAATTCTTAAGTCATACTCA GTAATTGAGGTGATTATTGGAATTTCATCAGTATTTGGTGGAATAATTGCTTTGAATATGGATGTTCTAGTCTCAGGTCCATACCTCTCAGTAACATTCTTTTGGATCTTAGTTGCT TGCTTTCCAAGTGCTATTGCAAGTCATGTAGCTGCTGAATATCCAAGTAAATGTCTG GTTGAGGTCCTGATTGCCATTAGCAGTGTTACCTCTCCTTTGTTGTTCACTGCTTCTGCATACTTATCCTTCAGTATCATGCAAGTTGTTGACATCTTTAAAAGTTATCCACCTGCTGTTAAA CAATCTTATGATGTACTCCTGTTGCTTCTGATGTTGATGCTGCTAATTCAGGCATGCCTTACTACTGGAACTGTAATACAGTGTGTGAATTACAAGACAAAAATGAAACTACAAGATTCAGCATGGACACCATCACAGGTTAAGAAACAGGAATACAGAACAACAGAG